A stretch of Verrucomicrobiota bacterium DNA encodes these proteins:
- a CDS encoding proline dehydrogenase family protein has product MIEVSSLQPEIERVGRQLFAIIDAEKASANPFKRNDFYGRLLEWSMQDEGFKTQMFRFVDVLPSLTSSRQVVEHLAEYLSQSRSSVSGLLRGALMAGKVVPVVPAVIIRRNVLAMANLFIAGRDGRSAFPNLERLWREGARFTVDILGEGVVSEREADQYAARYHQLLDFLGAATRGWRVTGPLAATEPPLLNVSVKISALCARIRPSDPASSLEVIMRRLLPIVLKARDLNGFINLDMESYSLKGLTLELFRRLVERPELNGYPHLGFALQAYLHDSYQDAERMLDWAARHGHRFTVRLVKGAYWDYEKVIAGQRDWPVPVFLSKPETDANYERITRLLLEHSAHVYPALATHNVRTIAHALVYGEKLGLKPGDSEFQMLYGMATPIRRALVRHGQRVREYCPLGELVPGMAYLVRRLLENTSNEGFLRARFSGHASMASLLENPAARLPAPAALQTSRPLVVVKARFRNEAAADFTLEAQRNAMVRALEKVDRELGRSYPLIIGGREVPATEVFPSINPAAPGQLVGQIAAAQVPEVAAAVQAARAAFPRWAGTTPDERARLLRRVAAIMRERRAELTAWEVIEVGKTWGEADADVVEAIDFCEFYAREMQRLGRGRLTQEVPGEISIEHYVARGVAAVIAPWNFPLAILCGMTTAALVAGNTVVVKPAEQSPVIGALFVNMLREAGAPEGTVNLLSGQGEIVGAALVAEPGVDLIAFTGSREVGLKIWETAGRTHPRQRNLKKVICEMGGKNAMIVDRDADLDETVLAVVQSAFGFQGQKCSALSRLITVGDAGERLLPRLVEATAALKIGLPSDPGTDLGPVIDQDAFTRINSYRELARREHKILFEGEVPNRLDGYFVPPLIAGEVPPDARLAQEEIFGPVLAVIPARDLTEALAIANGVAFALTGGIFSRSPRNIERVRREFSVGNLYINRGITGAIVGRHPFGGFLMSGGGTKAGGHDYLLNFMFPRVVTENTVRHGFAPDSGEAGGAAGG; this is encoded by the coding sequence GTGATTGAGGTATCCTCCTTACAACCGGAAATCGAGAGGGTAGGCCGGCAACTTTTTGCAATCATTGATGCCGAAAAGGCCTCGGCCAATCCGTTTAAAAGAAACGATTTCTACGGGCGCCTGCTGGAGTGGTCCATGCAGGACGAGGGCTTCAAGACGCAGATGTTCCGGTTCGTAGACGTGTTGCCGTCCCTGACGAGTTCACGCCAAGTCGTCGAACACCTCGCCGAGTACCTGAGCCAGTCGCGGTCGTCTGTATCCGGCCTGTTGCGTGGCGCCCTGATGGCCGGGAAAGTCGTTCCGGTGGTGCCGGCCGTTATCATCCGCCGCAACGTCCTGGCGATGGCAAACCTCTTCATCGCGGGCCGGGACGGCAGATCGGCGTTTCCCAACCTGGAACGTCTCTGGCGAGAGGGCGCCCGGTTTACGGTCGATATTCTGGGGGAAGGGGTTGTCAGTGAACGGGAAGCCGATCAATACGCGGCACGCTACCATCAACTCCTCGACTTTCTGGGTGCGGCGACCCGGGGCTGGCGCGTGACGGGTCCCCTCGCGGCGACTGAACCGCCGTTGCTCAACGTTTCCGTTAAAATTTCGGCGCTCTGCGCGCGGATCCGGCCGAGCGACCCGGCATCATCGCTCGAGGTAATCATGCGCCGGCTCCTGCCGATCGTCCTGAAAGCGCGGGATTTGAACGGGTTTATCAACCTGGACATGGAGAGCTACAGCCTTAAAGGGCTTACCCTGGAGCTTTTCCGCCGGTTGGTGGAGCGGCCCGAACTGAACGGGTACCCGCACCTTGGCTTTGCCTTGCAGGCTTACCTGCATGACTCTTATCAGGATGCCGAGCGGATGCTGGATTGGGCGGCCCGCCATGGCCACCGGTTTACCGTCCGGCTGGTTAAAGGGGCATATTGGGATTACGAGAAGGTCATTGCCGGCCAGCGCGACTGGCCGGTGCCGGTTTTTCTGTCGAAACCGGAGACCGACGCGAACTACGAGCGGATCACGCGCCTGTTGTTGGAGCACTCGGCGCACGTATACCCGGCCCTTGCAACCCATAACGTCCGGACGATCGCGCATGCGCTGGTGTACGGCGAAAAACTGGGATTGAAGCCGGGAGACAGCGAGTTCCAGATGCTGTATGGGATGGCCACGCCGATCCGGCGGGCACTGGTCCGGCATGGGCAGCGGGTCCGGGAGTATTGTCCGCTCGGCGAGTTGGTGCCCGGGATGGCGTACCTTGTGCGCCGCCTCCTGGAAAATACTTCCAACGAAGGGTTTTTGCGGGCCAGATTCAGCGGCCATGCATCGATGGCCAGCCTCCTTGAAAATCCGGCGGCCCGGCTGCCCGCCCCTGCCGCTCTGCAGACGAGCCGGCCGCTGGTGGTGGTTAAAGCGCGGTTCCGCAACGAGGCGGCGGCCGATTTTACCCTTGAAGCGCAGCGTAACGCGATGGTGCGAGCGCTCGAGAAGGTCGACCGTGAGCTTGGCCGGAGTTATCCTTTGATCATCGGCGGCCGGGAGGTGCCTGCGACCGAGGTTTTCCCGTCAATAAATCCGGCGGCACCCGGCCAGTTGGTCGGCCAGATCGCCGCGGCCCAAGTCCCCGAGGTGGCTGCCGCCGTGCAAGCCGCCCGCGCTGCCTTCCCGCGATGGGCCGGTACCACCCCCGATGAACGGGCCCGCCTGCTGCGGCGCGTCGCCGCCATCATGCGGGAGCGCCGGGCCGAGCTGACCGCCTGGGAAGTCATCGAGGTCGGCAAAACCTGGGGTGAGGCTGACGCCGACGTGGTGGAAGCGATCGATTTCTGCGAGTTTTACGCGCGGGAAATGCAGCGGTTAGGCCGGGGACGCCTCACGCAGGAGGTGCCCGGCGAGATCAGCATCGAACATTACGTCGCGCGTGGTGTGGCCGCGGTCATCGCGCCCTGGAACTTCCCGCTCGCCATCCTTTGCGGCATGACCACTGCCGCCCTGGTGGCAGGTAATACCGTGGTGGTTAAACCGGCCGAACAGAGCCCGGTCATCGGCGCCTTGTTCGTCAATATGCTGCGGGAGGCCGGTGCGCCTGAAGGGACGGTGAACCTGCTCAGCGGTCAGGGAGAAATCGTCGGGGCCGCCCTGGTTGCGGAGCCCGGCGTCGATCTCATCGCGTTCACGGGCTCAAGGGAGGTCGGTTTGAAGATCTGGGAAACCGCCGGCAGGACGCATCCCCGCCAGCGCAACCTCAAAAAGGTCATCTGCGAGATGGGCGGCAAAAACGCGATGATCGTCGACCGCGACGCGGATCTGGATGAAACGGTGCTGGCCGTGGTGCAATCGGCATTCGGCTTTCAGGGCCAGAAATGTTCCGCCCTTTCGCGTCTCATCACGGTCGGTGACGCCGGGGAGAGGCTGCTGCCGAGGTTGGTCGAGGCCACCGCCGCCCTCAAAATCGGGTTGCCGTCAGATCCCGGCACCGACCTGGGACCGGTCATTGACCAGGATGCCTTCACCAGGATCAATTCTTACCGGGAACTCGCCCGCCGAGAACACAAAATCCTTTTTGAGGGCGAAGTTCCCAACCGCCTCGACGGCTACTTCGTGCCGCCCCTGATCGCGGGAGAGGTACCGCCGGACGCCCGTCTGGCTCAGGAAGAAATCTTTGGCCCGGTCCTGGCCGTGATCCCGGCACGCGACCTTACCGAGGCCCTGGCAATTGCCAATGGGGTGGCATTTGCGTTGACCGGCGGCATCTTTTCACGCAGCCCGCGGAACATCGAAAGGGTGCGCCGCGAGTTTTCAGTCGGCAACCTTTACATCAATCGCGGGATCACCGGCGCCATCGTCGGCCGCCATCCGTTCGGCGGGTTCCTGATGTCCGGTGGCGGCACCAAAGCCGGCGGACACGATTACTTGCTCAACTTCATGTTCCCGCGGGTTGTCACCGAAAATACGGTGCGCCACGGGTTCGCACCGGACTCGGGTGAAGCCGGCGGGGCCGCGGGGGGTTGA
- a CDS encoding site-2 protease family protein — translation MRWSFKIARVAGIDVRVHATFLLLLGGIAYIYGVHSGIRGAFYAVMGTVLVFLCVLLHEFGHALAAKAYGISTADISLLPIGGVARMERMPEKPLQELVVALAGPLVNVIILLALGVVLAFSGGVNLESVSDPEGPDLLTMLLVANLIMLLFNLIPAFPLDGGRVLRALLATKMPYARATRIAASIGQGLAFAIGTFAAFKGLLLLGLIAIFIYIGAENESAFVQMRLASSGFPVSSAMMTRFNTLDHHSTLDQAVDALLGTSQRQFPVLDDNGGMAGLLTKHNLLLGLRRFGPGTLVTEVMVRGLPSLLPHTNLERAFTVLQQSGSQALPVVDQTGRLIGLFTAENVSEFFLVQNALARPDRRSAP, via the coding sequence ATGAGATGGTCTTTTAAAATTGCGCGGGTGGCAGGCATCGATGTGCGCGTCCACGCGACGTTTCTTCTGCTTCTCGGGGGCATCGCCTATATATACGGCGTCCACAGCGGGATCCGGGGGGCATTCTATGCGGTGATGGGAACCGTCCTGGTGTTTCTCTGCGTGTTGCTTCACGAGTTCGGGCACGCTTTAGCGGCCAAGGCGTACGGGATCTCCACGGCCGATATCAGCCTGTTGCCGATCGGCGGAGTTGCCCGCATGGAACGGATGCCCGAAAAGCCGCTGCAGGAACTGGTGGTGGCTTTGGCCGGACCGTTGGTGAACGTCATCATCCTGCTCGCGCTCGGCGTCGTGCTGGCCTTTTCGGGAGGCGTCAACCTGGAGTCGGTCTCGGATCCGGAAGGCCCGGACCTGCTCACGATGCTGCTCGTGGCCAACCTGATAATGCTGCTTTTCAATCTGATCCCTGCCTTTCCGCTGGACGGCGGCCGGGTCTTGCGGGCCCTGCTTGCCACAAAAATGCCTTACGCACGCGCAACGCGCATCGCGGCCAGCATCGGTCAGGGCCTGGCGTTTGCCATCGGCACGTTTGCCGCCTTCAAGGGCCTTCTGCTGCTGGGGCTGATTGCAATTTTCATTTACATAGGGGCGGAGAATGAGTCCGCCTTTGTGCAAATGCGTCTGGCCAGTTCCGGGTTCCCGGTCTCAAGCGCGATGATGACCCGGTTCAATACGCTCGATCATCATTCGACCCTGGATCAGGCGGTCGACGCGCTGCTCGGGACTTCCCAGCGCCAATTTCCGGTGCTGGACGACAATGGCGGGATGGCGGGGTTGCTCACCAAGCACAACCTTTTGTTGGGGTTGCGCCGGTTCGGTCCCGGAACGCTGGTGACGGAGGTGATGGTTCGGGGATTACCCTCGCTGCTGCCGCACACCAATTTGGAGCGCGCATTCACTGTGCTGCAGCAATCCGGTTCGCAGGCGTTGCCCGTCGTCGACCAGACCGGGCGCCTCATCGGCTTGTTTACGGCGGAGAATGTGAGTGAATTTTTTCTGGTCCAGAACGCACTGGCCCGCCCCGATCGTCGATCCGCGCCGTGA